A part of Dehalogenimonas sp. W genomic DNA contains:
- a CDS encoding branched-chain amino acid ABC transporter permease — MADLMQFVLTGITVGLVYSLIALGFTFIWKSSSVANLALGQMVLLFSWIAYGTMHQAGMPFWLGLPVTIAAAATMGWILERVVLRPLIGQPILSLITVTLGVAFIFEGLVSMFWPISTAAMPKFIPDEPVQIFGAVVSQEYLWAAGIALVLFVLVSIFFRYHKMGVAMRATADDQMAVWACGIPVTKIFSVSWMFAGALAAIGGVLMSSIGGITHGLVETGLKSFSVVILGGLDSFLGAMVAGPIIGLAENLGGGYLTQYTWPGIKDVIPFIIIIIVLFIKPYGLFGQVRIERI; from the coding sequence ATGGCTGACCTGATGCAATTCGTACTGACCGGTATTACCGTTGGTCTGGTCTACTCTTTGATCGCGCTGGGTTTTACCTTTATCTGGAAATCATCCAGCGTCGCCAATCTGGCCCTTGGGCAGATGGTGTTACTATTTTCCTGGATTGCTTATGGTACGATGCACCAAGCGGGTATGCCGTTCTGGCTTGGACTGCCGGTGACTATTGCCGCTGCGGCCACGATGGGGTGGATACTGGAAAGGGTTGTGCTGCGGCCCCTTATCGGGCAACCGATACTTTCGCTTATCACTGTAACTCTGGGTGTGGCCTTTATTTTTGAAGGTCTCGTTTCTATGTTCTGGCCTATATCCACGGCGGCTATGCCGAAATTCATTCCGGATGAACCGGTGCAGATATTCGGTGCTGTTGTATCCCAGGAATATCTGTGGGCGGCGGGTATTGCGCTGGTATTATTCGTCCTGGTCAGCATTTTCTTCCGTTATCACAAAATGGGGGTGGCCATGCGCGCTACAGCTGATGACCAGATGGCGGTGTGGGCCTGCGGCATCCCTGTGACTAAGATTTTCTCGGTTTCCTGGATGTTCGCCGGTGCCTTGGCGGCAATCGGCGGCGTATTGATGTCCAGCATTGGCGGCATTACCCATGGTCTGGTGGAAACCGGCCTGAAGTCATTTTCGGTGGTTATTCTCGGCGGGCTTGACTCCTTCCTTGGTGCCATGGTCGCCGGGCCGATTATCGGTTTAGCCGAGAATCTTGGCGGCGGCTATTTAACCCAATACACCTGGCCGGGAATTAAAGACGTTATCCCCTTCATTATTATCATAATCGTATTGTTCATTAAACCTTACGGCTTGTTCGGGCAGGTTCGTATTGAAAGGATATAG
- a CDS encoding AMP-binding protein, with the protein MDPQTVPGLIKRNAERWPDKTAMCYKDFGVWHRYTWLQYFQKVKYFSLGLIALGLKRADVVALIGDNEPEWFWAEFAVQGAGAIPTGIYVDAVPEEVKFVVNHSGASFAIVNDQEQADKFLEIHAETPQLKKVVYWDPKGLKNYDDPLLISFPEVLELGKAFEREHPEMFEENLNRIDPSDTAFIYYTSGTTGQQKAAMLNHRALIATASGFVTRYPLDDKSDLISNFPAAWVGDSFFATIPHLISGARLNFPEEPETIAADTREIGPHFVIYGPRQWEGVVSDIQVKMMDAHPFKRLAYRTFLPVGYRLAEARLSGKDPGAMWKVLGKISDGLMFRPLKDRLGLSRVRCAVTGSSVLALDTFKLIHAIGIELRQNYASTEAGFISSHSGGEIAFESVGRPALNTEVRLTAEGELFVRSDCMFSGYYKDEAKTAESFAPGRWFRTGDAVNINSDGHIIFLDRLKDMGELRSGVKFAPQYIEGRLRFSPYIKDAMVLGDKDKDFVSAIINIDFSMVSKWAQNNHLNFTTYVDLSQKKEVADLVTKDIARVNGFLPEHSRVRKFVILHKEFDPDEAELTRTRKLRRGAMYDRYKELIEAMYGEHQEVKVEAPVTYRDGRKGVVTTSIKVREL; encoded by the coding sequence GTGGATCCACAGACGGTACCGGGACTAATAAAAAGAAATGCCGAACGCTGGCCGGATAAAACCGCCATGTGTTATAAGGATTTTGGCGTCTGGCACCGCTATACGTGGCTTCAATATTTCCAAAAAGTAAAATATTTTTCGCTGGGGTTGATCGCCCTGGGTTTGAAGCGGGCTGACGTGGTAGCCCTTATCGGCGACAATGAGCCGGAATGGTTTTGGGCTGAATTTGCGGTACAGGGCGCCGGGGCTATTCCTACCGGCATTTATGTTGATGCTGTACCTGAAGAAGTTAAATTCGTGGTCAATCACTCCGGTGCCTCTTTTGCCATTGTTAATGACCAGGAGCAAGCTGATAAGTTCCTGGAAATTCACGCTGAAACCCCACAGCTAAAAAAGGTTGTCTATTGGGATCCCAAAGGTCTGAAGAATTATGATGATCCGCTGCTGATTAGTTTTCCCGAAGTGCTTGAGCTGGGCAAAGCATTTGAACGGGAGCACCCGGAAATGTTTGAAGAAAACCTCAACCGGATTGACCCTTCCGACACCGCCTTTATCTACTACACCTCCGGAACCACCGGTCAGCAAAAAGCCGCTATGTTGAATCACCGCGCGCTTATTGCCACCGCTTCCGGATTTGTTACCCGGTATCCGTTGGATGACAAGAGTGACCTCATCTCCAACTTTCCCGCCGCTTGGGTCGGCGACAGTTTCTTTGCCACCATTCCTCACTTAATATCCGGTGCCCGGCTGAATTTCCCGGAGGAACCGGAAACAATTGCTGCTGATACCCGGGAAATCGGACCTCATTTCGTTATCTACGGTCCCCGGCAGTGGGAAGGCGTGGTTTCTGACATTCAGGTCAAGATGATGGACGCTCATCCGTTCAAACGGTTGGCTTATCGGACATTTTTACCAGTAGGTTATCGTCTGGCGGAGGCCCGGTTGTCAGGTAAGGACCCCGGGGCGATGTGGAAGGTGCTGGGTAAAATATCAGACGGTCTGATGTTCCGGCCACTTAAGGATCGACTAGGCTTGTCCCGCGTTCGTTGTGCCGTTACCGGTTCATCAGTTCTTGCGCTGGATACCTTTAAACTCATTCATGCTATCGGCATTGAACTGCGGCAAAATTATGCCAGCACTGAAGCCGGTTTTATTTCCTCCCATTCCGGTGGGGAGATTGCCTTTGAAAGCGTCGGGAGACCGGCTTTGAACACCGAGGTCCGCCTGACTGCTGAAGGGGAGCTGTTTGTCCGTTCAGACTGTATGTTCTCCGGTTATTACAAGGACGAAGCCAAAACCGCCGAGAGCTTTGCGCCGGGCCGCTGGTTCCGCACCGGTGATGCCGTCAATATCAATTCGGATGGGCACATAATATTTTTGGATCGTCTGAAAGATATGGGCGAACTTAGGAGCGGGGTCAAATTCGCCCCGCAGTATATAGAGGGGCGTCTCAGATTTTCACCATATATTAAGGACGCGATGGTGCTGGGGGACAAAGACAAGGATTTTGTCTCGGCCATTATTAATATTGATTTTTCCATGGTCAGTAAATGGGCCCAGAATAACCACCTCAACTTCACCACTTACGTTGACCTTTCTCAGAAAAAAGAGGTGGCCGACCTCGTTACCAAAGATATTGCCAGAGTCAACGGCTTTCTGCCGGAACATTCCAGAGTCAGGAAGTTTGTTATTTTACATAAGGAATTTGATCCGGATGAAGCTGAGCTAACCCGCACCCGCAAGCTGCGCCGGGGCGCCATGTATGACCGCTACAAGGAACTTATAGAAGCCATGTATGGTGAACACCAGGAGGTCAAAGTTGAAGCGCCGGTCACCTATCGTGACGGCCGCAAGGGTGTCGTGACCACATCAATCAAGGTGAGGGAGCTTTAG
- a CDS encoding NfeD family protein encodes MNIAGILLIAVAIGLFAAEALTSGYVLFAAAGLIALILGGILLFDFAVAPWVTGFLLALILILSLTATILIARRVAAAHHQKIATGSEELIGLTAKVRSPLKPTGTVFIEGEIWTAVLPEGTAAIGDTVTVTAVDGLNLRVTK; translated from the coding sequence ATGAATATTGCCGGTATCCTGCTGATTGCCGTGGCGATTGGTCTGTTTGCCGCAGAGGCATTAACTTCCGGTTATGTACTGTTCGCCGCTGCCGGTTTAATCGCCTTGATTTTAGGCGGTATTCTGTTATTTGATTTTGCCGTAGCACCGTGGGTAACCGGTTTCCTGCTGGCATTGATTCTTATCCTGTCACTGACAGCAACCATTCTTATAGCCCGCCGTGTCGCAGCGGCTCACCACCAAAAAATCGCCACCGGCAGCGAAGAATTAATCGGGCTCACCGCCAAGGTGCGTTCTCCATTGAAACCAACCGGTACCGTTTTCATTGAAGGTGAAATCTGGACAGCGGTTCTGCCGGAAGGAACCGCCGCCATTGGGGATACCGTTACGGTCACCGCCGTGGACGGGTTAAATTTAAGGGTAACTAAATAA
- a CDS encoding slipin family protein translates to MVPWLIVFFFLIVLMAMSIRVVSEYERGVIFRLGRLIGAKGPGLFLLIPFIDRMVKVDLRVVTMDVPAQEVITKDNVTVRVNAVIYFRVVDPQSSVVKVVDHIRATSQIAQTTLRNVLGQSELDELLAERDKLNDIVQDIIDKHTDPWGIKVSTVEIKEVELPETMRRSMAAQAEAERERRAKIIHAEGEFQAAAKLSEAGAVIAKEPVTLQLRYLQTLTEIASERNSTLIFPVPIDLISMFMKHVEGNKKE, encoded by the coding sequence ATGGTGCCCTGGCTCATCGTATTCTTTTTCCTGATTGTTTTAATGGCCATGAGCATCAGGGTAGTCAGCGAGTACGAACGAGGCGTTATCTTCCGGCTCGGGCGGTTAATAGGAGCCAAAGGACCAGGTTTGTTCCTGCTTATACCTTTTATTGACCGAATGGTGAAAGTAGACCTCCGCGTAGTCACTATGGACGTGCCGGCGCAGGAGGTTATCACTAAAGACAATGTAACGGTCAGAGTCAACGCAGTGATTTACTTCCGGGTGGTTGACCCGCAGTCTTCGGTGGTGAAGGTCGTGGACCACATCCGGGCAACATCACAGATTGCCCAGACCACCTTGCGTAACGTGCTTGGTCAATCCGAGCTTGATGAACTCCTTGCTGAACGGGATAAACTGAATGACATTGTTCAGGATATCATTGATAAACACACCGATCCCTGGGGTATTAAGGTCAGCACCGTTGAGATCAAAGAAGTTGAGCTGCCTGAAACGATGCGCCGCTCAATGGCTGCCCAGGCTGAAGCCGAACGTGAACGCCGGGCTAAGATCATCCATGCCGAAGGTGAATTCCAGGCCGCGGCCAAGCTTTCCGAGGCCGGCGCGGTGATTGCCAAGGAACCGGTTACCCTGCAACTGCGTTATCTCCAGACCTTGACGGAGATTGCTTCTGAACGCAACTCCACCCTGATATTCCCGGTTCCGATTGACTTAATCAGCATGTTCATGAAGCATGTGGAAGGCAACAAGAAGGAATAG
- a CDS encoding biotin--[acetyl-CoA-carboxylase] ligase, which translates to MAEINQTNVERALGGCRWVQHILTYDNVNSTMDVAREAATSGAPEATVVMAACQSRGRGRLARSWSSPEGSLSLSILLYPSEDKLQSLTMMAGLAVARAISDAALIQVDLKWPNDLLIRGRKVGGILVESGYVEGRQFAVIGIGINVNLDAMKFAEIADIATSLSVESGAEVDVLKLLRGIIVEAEALYVNFNSQGIYNEWRQRLVTLGCRVTAVTGKAIIEGLAEDVKMDGSLIIRSDDGRSHNIIAGDVMLRHVS; encoded by the coding sequence ATGGCTGAGATTAATCAAACAAATGTAGAACGTGCTTTAGGCGGCTGTCGCTGGGTTCAGCATATCCTAACCTATGACAACGTCAATTCAACCATGGACGTCGCCCGGGAAGCAGCCACATCTGGAGCGCCTGAAGCCACCGTCGTTATGGCCGCCTGCCAGTCCCGAGGGCGGGGGAGACTGGCCCGTTCCTGGTCATCGCCGGAAGGTTCGCTGTCTCTATCTATTTTGCTTTATCCGTCGGAGGATAAACTCCAGTCGTTGACCATGATGGCCGGATTGGCGGTAGCCCGGGCTATTTCAGACGCGGCTCTAATACAAGTTGACCTTAAATGGCCTAATGACCTGCTTATCAGAGGCAGGAAAGTTGGCGGCATTCTGGTAGAGAGCGGTTATGTCGAGGGCCGGCAATTCGCGGTTATCGGCATCGGCATTAACGTGAATCTGGATGCCATGAAGTTCGCCGAGATCGCCGATATTGCCACCAGCCTGTCGGTAGAATCGGGTGCCGAGGTTGATGTTCTGAAGTTATTACGGGGAATTATCGTTGAAGCGGAAGCCTTGTATGTCAATTTTAATTCCCAAGGCATATATAACGAATGGCGTCAACGATTGGTTACTCTGGGTTGCAGGGTCACGGCGGTTACCGGCAAGGCAATTATAGAGGGTCTGGCTGAGGACGTTAAAATGGACGGGTCTCTAATCATACGGTCGGACGACGGCCGCAGTCATAACATCATTGCCGGCGATGTCATGCTGCGGCACGTCTCCTGA
- a CDS encoding DNA polymerase ligase N-terminal domain-containing protein, translated as MTDEDKLNQYRAKRDFQRTSEPPPKAETTSDKPVFVIQKHDASRLHYDFRLEIDGVLKSWAVPKGPSLDPQIKHLAVPTEDHPMAYANFEGTIPKGEYGGGTVMVWDFGSYQNIQATKEKPLSMTEAFQAGRIEVFLQGKKLKGLFALIRTARGWLFFKMKDEYAETRDILTEAPTSALTGRSLEEIT; from the coding sequence ATGACTGACGAAGACAAGCTGAACCAATACCGGGCTAAACGTGATTTTCAACGCACCTCCGAGCCACCGCCCAAAGCCGAAACAACCTCGGATAAGCCGGTGTTTGTGATTCAAAAACATGATGCTTCCCGACTGCATTACGACTTCCGGCTGGAAATTGACGGCGTGCTTAAAAGCTGGGCTGTCCCCAAGGGACCTTCCCTGGACCCTCAAATCAAACACCTGGCTGTGCCGACCGAGGATCATCCGATGGCGTACGCCAACTTTGAGGGCACAATTCCAAAAGGCGAATACGGCGGCGGGACAGTCATGGTCTGGGACTTCGGGAGCTATCAAAATATCCAAGCCACCAAAGAAAAACCGCTGTCCATGACCGAGGCTTTCCAGGCCGGGCGGATAGAGGTTTTTTTGCAGGGCAAAAAATTAAAGGGTCTCTTTGCACTGATCCGCACCGCCCGCGGCTGGCTCTTTTTTAAGATGAAAGATGAATATGCTGAAACCCGGGATATTCTCACCGAAGCCCCAACTTCAGCCCTGACCGGCCGCAGCCTGGAAGAAATCACTTAA
- a CDS encoding NAD(P)/FAD-dependent oxidoreductase — MDSVELLIIGGGTAGETAAGKAIGAVNSIAVVEQDRVGGDCVYNACIPTKVLVHAARVYKRMNNAAFFGLPDADVRADYAKVKAAKDDFINNISQGRDRKLEAKGVRLYRGQARFRSPHEVEVGDTLIRADKIIITTGSAPSVPPIPGLAETGYLTNVTALQLEQIPERIAIIGGGAVGVEFAQIFNAFGGQVHIIESADRLLANEDADISSTARVLFEKAGIKVSAAVKISKIETTASGKLISGVDGKGQEFQEVFSEILVATGRRPVLDDLNLKDAGVDFTRKGIMVNDNLRTSAGHIWAAGDVTGIALYTFVAWEQGGVAVENALNNSGRSLNYDILPHATFSDPEIAGVGLTEQAAKEQGFKVSTGTFNYADLTRAMAADETEGFIKIIAESGTGRILGGHIIGNEASSLIHEVAAAMIRKATIQDIGGTFHAFPTLSEGVRYACQAAQG; from the coding sequence ATGGATTCAGTGGAACTTTTAATCATCGGCGGCGGCACCGCCGGGGAAACTGCCGCCGGCAAAGCAATCGGCGCGGTTAACTCCATAGCCGTCGTTGAACAGGACCGGGTCGGCGGCGACTGCGTCTATAACGCCTGTATTCCGACTAAAGTCCTGGTCCATGCTGCCCGCGTCTATAAAAGAATGAATAATGCCGCATTCTTCGGTCTGCCGGATGCTGATGTCCGCGCCGATTACGCCAAAGTTAAAGCCGCCAAGGACGACTTTATCAATAATATCTCCCAGGGCCGGGACCGCAAGCTGGAAGCGAAAGGCGTCAGATTATACCGCGGTCAGGCACGTTTCAGGTCACCGCATGAAGTAGAGGTTGGGGATACGCTGATCAGGGCGGACAAGATAATAATCACCACCGGCTCCGCCCCTTCTGTCCCCCCCATTCCCGGACTGGCCGAAACCGGGTACCTGACCAACGTCACCGCCCTGCAACTGGAACAAATTCCGGAGCGCATCGCCATTATCGGCGGCGGTGCGGTGGGGGTTGAATTCGCCCAGATATTCAACGCCTTCGGCGGGCAGGTGCATATCATTGAGTCTGCGGACCGCTTACTGGCAAATGAAGATGCTGACATTTCCAGCACCGCCCGGGTTTTGTTTGAAAAGGCCGGTATCAAGGTATCAGCAGCAGTCAAAATATCCAAGATTGAAACCACCGCTTCCGGTAAACTCATAAGCGGAGTTGACGGCAAGGGTCAGGAATTTCAGGAAGTATTTTCCGAGATTCTGGTGGCAACAGGCCGCCGGCCGGTTTTGGACGATTTAAACTTAAAGGATGCGGGCGTGGACTTCACCCGCAAGGGCATCATGGTTAATGATAATCTCCGTACCAGCGCCGGGCATATTTGGGCTGCCGGGGATGTGACCGGCATCGCCTTATACACTTTTGTCGCCTGGGAACAGGGCGGAGTTGCGGTGGAGAATGCGTTGAATAATTCCGGCAGGTCATTGAATTATGATATTTTGCCCCACGCCACGTTCAGTGACCCGGAGATTGCCGGTGTCGGGCTCACGGAACAGGCGGCCAAGGAACAAGGGTTCAAGGTCAGCACCGGAACTTTCAATTATGCCGACCTCACCCGGGCTATGGCCGCCGATGAAACCGAAGGCTTTATCAAGATTATTGCGGAATCCGGTACCGGCCGGATTTTAGGCGGCCATATCATCGGCAATGAGGCTTCTTCTTTGATACACGAAGTCGCTGCGGCCATGATCCGAAAGGCTACAATTCAGGATATAGGCGGGACCTTCCATGCCTTCCCCACCCTGTCGGAAGGGGTTCGCTATGCCTGCCAGGCGGCTCAGGGCTAA
- a CDS encoding reductive dehalogenase produces the protein MGKYHPTVSRRDFMKGIGLAGAGLGVAAAASPVFRDLDEMAAASEIYTKKPWWIKTRDHLDMTTEVDWNQVKRYSEDDTLRGSRANDYKLDLYPQTEWDRRGTEKSEKENQWLQEGRAGWSLKDFAFSGNVGANQSTTQSFLGPQKSTTPEGRGVAKWQGTKEEAAAMLRTFLRFVGAMNVGFVELEEANTKKFIYDYEQRKKVRNIWVDDDKPSINVVSSSFSEYRIPNSFKHAIVIINQESMKSFKVNPTQLMAQIRYQRNVNIQAATMEFIRSLGYQAVGQFATNAIGIGPALATVAGLGEMGRVNRLMTPEHGPVVGVFTMLTNLPLPADNPIDAGYLNFCRTCMKCADACGEGALSFEKDPYWETIGPWNNPGHKTWFEDSVKCTAYRALPDACTSGKCLAVCTFSKDHVAAVHEAVQMTVANTGLFNGFFKNMDDIFYGEGLHDPAKFWEAEHPIYGIDTTIHAPDTHA, from the coding sequence ATGGGAAAGTATCATCCAACGGTCAGCCGCCGGGATTTCATGAAAGGAATAGGTTTGGCCGGTGCCGGACTCGGCGTTGCCGCCGCCGCATCCCCGGTTTTCAGAGACCTTGACGAAATGGCCGCCGCCAGCGAGATCTACACCAAGAAACCCTGGTGGATTAAAACCCGGGATCATCTTGATATGACCACCGAAGTGGATTGGAATCAGGTGAAACGTTACAGCGAAGACGACACACTGCGGGGCAGCCGGGCAAATGATTATAAGCTGGATTTATACCCTCAAACCGAATGGGACCGCCGCGGTACCGAGAAATCTGAAAAGGAAAACCAATGGCTTCAGGAAGGCCGTGCCGGCTGGTCTTTAAAAGATTTTGCCTTTTCCGGCAATGTCGGTGCCAACCAGTCTACCACCCAGAGCTTCCTGGGCCCACAGAAATCAACCACCCCCGAAGGCCGCGGCGTCGCTAAATGGCAGGGTACCAAGGAAGAAGCCGCGGCTATGCTGCGGACATTCCTGCGGTTTGTCGGTGCCATGAATGTTGGTTTCGTAGAGCTGGAAGAGGCAAATACCAAGAAATTCATCTACGATTATGAGCAGCGTAAAAAAGTGCGTAACATCTGGGTTGACGATGATAAGCCGTCTATAAACGTGGTATCCAGTTCATTTTCTGAATATCGCATACCCAACAGTTTCAAACATGCTATTGTAATCATCAATCAGGAATCAATGAAGTCATTCAAAGTGAACCCGACCCAGTTGATGGCTCAGATCCGCTACCAGCGTAACGTCAACATTCAGGCCGCGACCATGGAGTTTATCCGCAGCCTGGGTTACCAGGCCGTCGGCCAGTTCGCCACCAATGCCATCGGCATCGGCCCGGCGCTGGCAACCGTTGCCGGCCTTGGTGAAATGGGCCGGGTCAATCGCCTGATGACTCCGGAACACGGTCCGGTGGTCGGCGTCTTCACCATGCTAACCAACCTCCCGTTACCCGCTGACAATCCAATTGACGCCGGCTATCTCAACTTCTGCCGCACCTGTATGAAGTGCGCCGATGCCTGCGGTGAAGGTGCCTTGTCATTTGAAAAGGACCCCTATTGGGAGACCATCGGCCCCTGGAATAACCCCGGTCACAAAACGTGGTTTGAAGATTCAGTCAAATGCACCGCCTATCGCGCGTTGCCTGATGCCTGTACTTCAGGCAAATGTCTGGCGGTCTGCACCTTCTCCAAGGACCATGTGGCTGCGGTACACGAAGCGGTTCAGATGACCGTTGCCAATACCGGCTTGTTTAACGGATTCTTCAAGAATATGGACGATATCTTCTACGGGGAAGGACTGCACGATCCGGCCAAATTCTGGGAAGCCGAACATCCTATTTACGGCATTGATACCACCATCCATGCACCTGATACTCACGCCTAG
- a CDS encoding uroporphyrinogen decarboxylase family protein: MNKRERIQAVIAGRETDRVPVGFWRHWPGDDQRPETLAAVTLDYQRRFDLDFIKLPVSSVYCVDDYGITHAYQGNSNGDREYLSRVIFQPEDWTALKHLDIRQGTYGWHLDSLKRIIAEKDADTPIIVTMFNPLAMAAYLAGDELLMAHLRQYPERVSAALEVLAETSAEFIKSCIDLGADGVFLSTRFASYEMMTAQEYLSFGRPGDLKVLNATSQGWFNVLHLHGQHPMMQLLADYPVQALNWHDVTSDIDLETAASIFPGVLMGGIEQQQALPNATPEEVAAQGRQAVERMGGRRLILTPGCTYSISVSESNLRALRQTV; encoded by the coding sequence ATGAATAAAAGAGAAAGAATTCAGGCAGTAATCGCCGGACGTGAAACTGATCGGGTTCCGGTGGGTTTTTGGCGGCATTGGCCGGGCGATGATCAAAGACCGGAGACACTGGCCGCGGTAACGCTGGATTATCAGCGACGCTTTGACCTTGATTTTATTAAGTTGCCCGTTTCATCGGTTTATTGTGTCGACGATTATGGCATTACTCATGCCTATCAGGGCAACAGCAACGGTGACCGGGAGTATCTGTCACGAGTTATTTTTCAACCTGAAGACTGGACGGCACTTAAACACCTTGATATCAGGCAGGGGACCTACGGTTGGCACCTGGATTCATTAAAACGCATAATTGCTGAAAAAGACGCTGATACGCCGATTATCGTGACTATGTTTAATCCACTGGCGATGGCCGCTTATCTGGCGGGGGATGAACTGTTGATGGCCCACCTCAGGCAATATCCGGAAAGGGTATCGGCGGCGCTTGAGGTGCTCGCTGAAACCAGCGCCGAATTTATTAAATCCTGTATTGACTTGGGAGCCGATGGCGTATTTTTGTCTACCCGGTTTGCCAGTTACGAAATGATGACGGCGCAAGAGTATCTATCGTTTGGACGTCCGGGTGATTTGAAAGTGCTGAATGCCACCAGTCAAGGCTGGTTCAATGTTCTGCATCTGCATGGGCAGCATCCAATGATGCAATTGCTGGCTGATTATCCGGTTCAGGCGCTTAACTGGCACGATGTTACATCGGACATTGATCTGGAAACGGCAGCCAGTATCTTCCCCGGTGTTCTGATGGGGGGTATTGAACAACAGCAGGCTCTGCCGAACGCGACACCGGAAGAAGTTGCCGCTCAGGGGCGGCAGGCGGTGGAGCGTATGGGCGGCCGGCGTTTGATCCTGACTCCGGGATGTACTTACTCTATCAGTGTGTCGGAATCTAACCTGCGTGCTTTAAGACAGACGGTTTAA
- a CDS encoding twin-arginine translocase TatA/TatE family subunit codes for MRIGPTEMIIVLVIVILVFGIGKLPELGKSLGSGLRSFKKAQEDITQEVSNVTATVEGKKTTEPATAAEAEPKKPAPPVAPPEDEE; via the coding sequence ATGAGAATCGGGCCTACGGAAATGATCATTGTCCTGGTCATTGTTATATTGGTTTTCGGTATTGGCAAACTGCCGGAGCTGGGTAAATCGCTTGGTAGCGGGTTGCGGTCTTTCAAAAAAGCTCAGGAGGATATTACTCAGGAAGTGAGTAACGTCACCGCTACGGTTGAAGGTAAAAAAACAACTGAACCAGCCACCGCCGCTGAGGCTGAGCCGAAAAAGCCTGCCCCGCCGGTAGCGCCGCCGGAAGACGAAGAATAG
- the msrA gene encoding peptide-methionine (S)-S-oxide reductase MsrA — MEVAVFAGGCFWCLEEIFRRLKGVNTVTSGYTGGHSSDPDYKAVCTGSTGHAEAVRIEFEPDTISYQELLNVFFAAHDPTTLNRQGADVGSQYRSAIFFTNELQKSVAENTIADLNRGQAFPKPLVTELQRLATFYPAEKYHQSYYQQHANQPYCRAVIEPKLKKLFKD, encoded by the coding sequence ATGGAAGTCGCTGTTTTTGCCGGAGGCTGCTTCTGGTGTCTGGAAGAGATATTCAGGCGATTAAAAGGGGTCAACACCGTCACCTCCGGCTATACCGGAGGCCATTCATCCGACCCAGATTACAAAGCAGTCTGCACCGGCAGTACAGGCCACGCTGAAGCCGTCAGGATAGAATTTGAGCCCGACACCATCAGCTATCAGGAGTTACTTAACGTCTTTTTTGCAGCTCACGACCCAACCACCTTGAACCGCCAGGGTGCCGATGTCGGCAGTCAGTACCGGTCAGCGATTTTTTTTACCAATGAGTTACAAAAATCAGTTGCGGAAAACACCATAGCAGATCTAAACCGCGGGCAGGCATTTCCAAAACCACTGGTAACGGAATTGCAGAGACTGGCAACATTCTACCCGGCCGAAAAATATCATCAAAGTTATTATCAACAGCATGCTAATCAGCCTTATTGCCGGGCAGTGATTGAACCCAAACTCAAAAAACTGTTCAAAGATTAA
- a CDS encoding DUF427 domain-containing protein — MSCKATFNGKTIAESDACLGTEGNLYFPPESVNKEYLTPSERRYHCVWKGDSGYYNVVVDGKTANDGAWYYDQPSEAAKELKDYVAFDQGLGIQVEGSAEKSIIRPWTTGYR; from the coding sequence ATGAGCTGCAAAGCAACATTCAACGGCAAGACCATCGCGGAAAGCGATGCCTGCCTGGGAACGGAAGGGAATCTGTATTTTCCGCCGGAATCGGTGAATAAAGAATACCTGACACCTTCCGAACGGCGTTATCACTGTGTCTGGAAAGGAGATTCCGGATATTATAATGTGGTCGTTGACGGCAAAACAGCAAACGACGGCGCCTGGTATTATGACCAGCCTTCCGAAGCGGCAAAGGAATTAAAGGATTATGTCGCTTTTGATCAAGGACTGGGAATCCAGGTGGAAGGCAGCGCTGAAAAATCAATTATTAGGCCATGGACAACCGGTTACCGCTAA